In one window of Helianthus annuus cultivar XRQ/B chromosome 17, HanXRQr2.0-SUNRISE, whole genome shotgun sequence DNA:
- the LOC110926166 gene encoding uncharacterized protein LOC110926166 yields the protein MVVALGPGKFYGSSLPRPRIYTDVKFNSFRVDPPVPVTDPFMSWAEEAHWSMGGLSLQRHRLQGRIEGSVEKLRNQIEKSIKAKESLSPRVLKRKFVTKPVEEESGKTTKSVEKKKKKNVNGGSPSPPPAPMANKRRRYVGLIDEEEEVEGTPAVRKWPVRKLSDEFDLVSKKSPARRSGSVEVEMETVASRTRGKKTVSEEAAKTVSKGKKRLRKIGEDNNGGGASPRLVKGR from the coding sequence ATGGTGGTAGCTTTAGGCCCGGGAAAGTTCTACGGAAGCAGCCTCCCGAGACCACGGATTTACACAGACGTCAAGTTCAACTCGTTCCGAGTCGACCCGCCAGTCCCTGTTACTGACCCGTTCATGTCGTGGGCGGAAGAAGCTCACTGGTCAATGGGCGGTTTGAGCCTCCAGCGTCACCGTCTTCAAGGACGCATTGAAGGATCTGTTGAGAAGCTTCGAAATCAGATTGAAAAATCGATTAAAGCAAAAGAATCTCTTAGCCCTAGGGTTCTGAAAAGAAAGTTTGTTACAAAACCGGTTGAGGAAGAATCCGGTAAAACTACGAAATCggttgagaagaagaagaagaagaatgtgaACGGTGGAAGCCCGTCGCCGCCGCCGGCTCCGATGGCTAATAAGAGGAGGAGGTATGTGGGTTTGATTGATGAGGAAGAAGAAGTTGAAGGGACGCCGGCGGTTAGGAAGTGGCCGGTGAGGAAGCTTTCTGATGAGTTTGATCTTGTTAGTAAGAAAAGTCCGGCGAGGAGGTCTGGAAGTGTGGAGGTGGAGATGGAAACGGTTGCTTCAAGGACTCGGGGTAAGAAGACGGTAAGTGAAGAAGCTGCGAAGACTGTTTCTAAGGGTAAGAAGCGGTTGAGGAAGATTGGAGAAGACAACAATGGCGGTGGTGCTTCTCCTAGACTGGTAAAGGGTCGGTGA
- the LOC110926165 gene encoding uncharacterized protein LOC110926165, with protein MLQSISLTHKHMAGAPEAPSTNQNPDMIFEFIEENELSSGTSFSSGDSSENGDLEEDENSGDPEEDRLFWESQEQLLMENLYRTSSTESKIRLATKEIMKEMKSAAVGCCNCGVTAFDGCRMCLQTEISDRLQQAGYNCGICKAKWNNLKQIPSGEHSYIEVLDTSNSKKGVVSVIIELNFRAEFEMAKGSQDYNRLITRLPEIYVGKAERLQSLIKILCLASKKCMKDQKMHIAPWRKLKYMQAKWHGIREAKMVLSPDILSVVERSNRLSRRMVSLLTFDMVESLNTPSSLHSMAIQVL; from the exons ATGCTTCAATCCATAAGCCTTACACATAAACACATGGCCGGAGCACCCGAAGCCCCGTCCACCAACCAGAACCCCGACATGATCTTCGAGTTCATTGAAGAGAACGAGCTTTCATCAGGAACTTCATTCAGTTCCGGGGACAGCTCTGAGAATGGTGATTTAGAGGAAGATGAAAATTCGGGTGATCCCGAAGAGGACAGATTGTTCTGGGAATCTCAAGAACAACTTCTCATG GAAAATCTGTATAGAACTAGCTCCACCGAGTCGAAAATTAGGCTGGCAACTAAAGAGATCATGAAGGAGATGAAATCGGCAGCGGTTGGGTGTTGTAACTGTGGTGTGACCGCGTTTGATGGTTGCCGGATGTGTTTGCAAACGGAGATCTCTGACCGGTTGCAACAAGCAGGTTACAACTGTGGCATTTGCAAGGCCAAATGGAATAATCTGAAACAAATCCCTTCAG GGGAACACTCATATATAGAAGTATTGGACACTTCAAACTCTAAAAAGGGTGTTGTAAGTGTGATCATCGAGTTAAATTTTCGGGCCGAATTTGAGATGGCAAAGGGTAGCCAAGATTACAACCGTCTAATAACCCGGCTGCCTGAAATATATGTTGGTAAAGCAGAAAGACTCCAATCATTGATCAAGATACTATGCTTAGCATCTAAAAAGTGCATGAAGGACCAGAAAATGCATATCGCGCCTTGGCGGAAGCTAAAATACATGCAAGCTAAGTGGCATGGGATTCGCGAAGCAAAAATGGTTTTATCACCGGATATTTTGTCTGTGGTTGAGCGTTCGAACCGTTTGTCACGTCGAATGGTTTCATTGCTTACTTTTGATATGGTTGAGAGTTTGAACACGCCATCTAGTTTACATTCTATGGCAATACAAGTTTTGTAA